Below is a window of Streptomyces sp. NBC_00223 DNA.
CGTGCGGCGGCGCGACCTCGCCGACGGACTGCTGGACATCCGGATCGTGGACGCCGGTCCGTATGCCAGGACGCGGCTGCTGGGCGCGGCGCTGACCGGGGTGGTGACCTCGTCGCCGGTGTACCGGTCGACCGCCCTGCGCAGGCTGCGGCTGAGCGTCCCGGGCGAAGGAGTCCACCTCGCCTTCGACGGCGAGGTGGCGCCCGCGCCCCGGGAGCTGCTGCTGGACAAGGTGCCCGGCGGCCTGGTCGTGTACCGGGGCTGAGCCGCGGGACCCTGACGGGCCCCACGGCTCAGTAGTGCCCGCGGCTCAACGCCCGCGGCTCAGTTCTCGCGACTCAGTTCTCGCCGACGAGGCTGGCCAGCGCCCGCACCCCCTCCCCGGATATGCTCAGCGCGTCCTCGCTGCCGGTGTCGATGGACAGGATCAGCTCGTCCGACGGCCAGGCGCCGCTCAGCGCGGCCAGCTGGACCAGCCGGTAGCGCCGGGTCGCGGGCAGCGCGTCGGCCATCCGGGTCTCGGAGGTGAACACCGGGACCAGCTGCCTGCCGTCATCCTGCTCGTACACCGGGAGCTGTATCTCGCGGGGCAGCTCTGCGCCGCCGACGCCTTCCGGGAACTCGTCCGCGGCCGGTACGGGCAGCAGAACCTCGCTCACCGCGAGGGTGCTCAACGCGATGACGTTCTCACTGCCGTGGGCGATCTCGTGGAGTGCGCGCTGCGCCGGGGGCAGGGCACCGTTGGGGTTGATGTCGGTCATCGCTACGGATTCCTCTCGCCGGTACTGCTCTGCTCGGTCTTCATGGCTTCCTGTCGCTGAACCCGGCGCGTACCCAAGCCACCCCGGACCATGCGCCGCCCCCGCGAACACGGCCGACCGCGTCCCTTCGGCCGGCTCCCCCGTCGTACGCACCGCACCCACCCCGCATTCGCACACATACGCCTTTTTGGCATCTCTGTACGAATAACGACGGGATTCCGGAGAGGTCACGCGGTTTTTTCCGCCGATTCGAGCGGCAGGTCGCGCAGGGTCGCCCGGGCCGACCGCGCACCGGCGGCGGGGTGGCCGACACGTAGGGCCCGGCACTCCCCGCACCGGACGGCGGACAGCGAGAGGCGGTCGGGCAGCCGCAGCGGACCGGGCACGGCGAACCACGGCAGACCACGGCAGACCACGGCAGACCACGGCACAGCCGAGCCGAGGCCGACGATCAGCGGCACGCCGGCCGTCGGTCGGGCCCACAGGGCTCTGCTTCGCCTGCGGGGGCGGTGGCCGGGTCTTCGGGCGGTCGGCCGCCGGGCCGGGTGAGGGGGTGTGCGAGGCTCGGGGGATGCGATACATCATCATCGGCGCCGGGGCGGTCGGGGGCACGATCGGGGGGCGGCTGCACGAGAGCGGGCACGAGGTCGTGCTGGTGGCGCGGGGCGCCAACGCGGCGGCCCTGCGCGCACGCGGACTGCGGCTCGAACTGCCCGGCGGCGTACGGACGTTGCCCGTTCCGGTGGCCGAGGGCCCGGACGAGCTGACGCCCCGCGCGGACGACGTCCTCCTCCTGGCCGTGAAGACGCAGGACACCGCGGGCGTGCTGGAGACCTGGGCGGGCTACGGGGACGGCGACGGTGCCGGTCCCGCCGTGGTGTGCGCGCAGAACGGCGTGGAGAACGAGCGGCTGGCGCTGCGCCGCTTCCGTGACGTGCACGCGATGTGCGTCTGGCTGCCGAGTTCGCATCTGGAGCCGGGAGTTGTGCTGGCGCCGTGCGCGCCACTGACCGGAATACTGCACCTGGGCCGCTATCCGTCGGGCGCGGACGAGGTGACGCGGCGGATCGCGGCCGATCTGGCGGCGTCGGGCTTCGGCGCCCCGGTCTCGGCGGAGGTGATGGCATGGAAATACGCCAAGCTGATCGCGAACCTGGGGAACGCCGTCGAGGCGGTGTGCGGCCCGGACGACGCCGAGTCGCTGCGGGAGCTGACGGCACGGGCGCGCGCCGAGGGCGTGGCCGTCCTGGACGCGGCGGGCATCGCGCACATCGACCAGCGGGAGACCTCCCGGGTGCGCGGTGACCGGGTGAGCGTCCAGCCGCTCGAAGGCTCGGTGCGCGGCGGCGGTTCGTCCTGGCAGAGCCTGATGCGCGGCACGGGGTCGATCGAGACGGACTATCTCAACGGGGAGATCGTGCTGCTCGGCCGCCGCTTCGGGGTGCCGACGCCGGTCAACGAGACGTTGCAGCGCGCCGCGAACCGTTTCGCGCGGGAGCGCCGCCGGCCGGGCGACCTGACGGCCGGTGAACGGACGGCGCTCCTGGGCGCGATGACCGGGGCGGGCGCCACGACGGGTGGCTAGTCCTCCGGGCGCATCCGGAAGTCGTAGGCCGCCGGGAGCGGGTGTTCGGCGCGGGCCTGGGCCCGGAGGTCGAGTCCGGCCGGACCGTCCGCGCTGATCAGCGCTTCCGCGATGGCGTACCAGGTGTCGCCGAGCACTTCGTCGCCCTCGCGCAGGTCGTCGACGACGAAGCCCTCGTCGAAGATCGCCCGCGCCAGGACCGGGTCGCCCTGGGCGAGCGCGGTACGGGCCCGCAGCAGCCGGAAGCGTCCGCCGTCCGGCGGCTGTTCGCCCGTTCCGGGCGCCGGATCGGCGAGCATCCGGTCGGCGTCCCCGGCGCGGCCCGCCGCCAGCAGCGCGGGCACGGCCTCCAGGACCAGGGCGCGCCGCACACGTACGGCCTGCTCGGCGCCGGCCGCAGGAGCCTCGCCGAGAAGCGCGTACGCGGCGAGGAAGCGTTCCGCGGCCTGTTCGGTCCTGCCCGCATCGGTGTCGGCGACGGCGAGGGCGCGCAGCACCCAGGGCGAGGGGCGGGCGGCGTGCGCGCGCTCCCAGCTGCGTACGGCCTGCGCCCGGTCGCCCGCCGCCCACTGGGCGACGCCGAGGTGGTAGTCGCGGTACCACTCCTCGCCCGGGTGGGTGTCGGACGACTCCAGCAGCTCGCGCCACTCCGGGGAGACCAGCGAGGGGCCCGGGGGCTCGTCGGCGGCGGGAGGCGGAAGGACCCCGGTGTGCAGCAGCGCCAGCCAGGGCTGCTGGGCGTCGCCGAGGGTATCGGCGGGGAAGGGCGTACCGGGCAGGTCGAAGCGGCCGCGCTCGGTCTCCAGGGCGCCCCAGCCGGAACCGGTGGCGAGGACGTCCTTGGGTTCGTTGTCGGCGTGGGCGAGCCAGGTCCGGTAGGCGGCGTCGACGGTCTCGCGCGGCAGGGCCGTCTCCAGCCGTCCGGCGGCTTCGGCGCGGGCGGCGGACCAGTCGTCGCCGTGCACGAGCGCGGGGTCGGCGGCGAGCGGACCGTACGCCTCCAGCCAGGAGAAGTCGGAACCGGCGGCCATCGGAATGTGTTCGAGCTGAGTACGAGCCAGCCCGGCCTGGATCTCCAGGTAGCCGTCGGTGCCGGGTTCGGTGAGCCATTCCTGCCAGCGCCGGCCGCCGCGGCCGTGGCCCCACAGGAAGAGCTTGCGGCCGCGCAGCAGGTCGGTGGAGGTCTGCACGAGGCCGTGGCCGTCGCCGTCCAGCGCGGTGATCCAGCGCCGGTCGGTGTCCTGGACGTCGAAGAAGTAGTCGGCGGCGTGCTCGGCGCGGGTGGTGTAGGTGAGGTCCGGGCCGCCGCCGTCCCCGGGGACCGGGACATGGCTGAGGGTGCGCTGATAGCCGAAGTGCCAGGCGGCGTCGGCGGGGGCCAGCACCCGGGTCCCCTCGGCCTCGGGGACCGCGATGTTGGACCACCAGTAGGCGGGGACGGTGCGGTCGTGCGGGTTGCGGACCCGCACCCCGACGTAGAGGAAGTCGGAGCCGTCGGGCAGCCACATGTCGATCTGGAACGGCAGGTCGCGCAGGCGTTCCCACTCCCACAGCCGCAGCATCTCGCCGCCGTCGGGGGCGGGGACGCGGGCGGCGTGCAGCGGGGCGCAGGTGTGCGCGGCGTGGCCGGTGGCGCCGAGGTTCCACTCCACGCCGCCGGAGAACCAGGCACCGGCGAGCGCGAAGTCGGCCGGCTGGAACACGGGGTTGCGGTAGAGCAGTTCACGGCCGGTGGGCTTGTGCACCAGGGAGTACAGCCGGCCGCCGAGGCCGGGCAGCACGGTGGCGCGGACCCGGTCGTTCTCGATGACGAGGGCGTCGAGTTCGGCGGGGGCGCGCGTGCGGCCGTAATTGTCGAGGACCCGGACGGGCAGCACGGATCGCAGCGGCGCGTAGCCGATCTGCCGGGCCATGTCGGCGGGCAGCCCTTCCCGGTCCCGCGGGTCGAGTTGGTGCAGTTCGCCGGATGAGCGCAGGGCGGGCAGCGGGTTCTCCGGGCCGAGAGGCGCGGCCGGAATGCTCACAGCGGTACGTCGCACGGTCGTAGCCAAGGCCACCTCATCTTGCACACGTGGCCGCCTCGGTCACGGCGGCCGTTCGATGACCATGGAACAGCTTTCCCGGCCCGCTGACCAGGGGCAGTCGGAATCGGGCTCGACGCCGGGCCGGTGGCGGCGGCCCGGCGGGGGGCGCGCGGCGCGGTCACCCGGCGTACGGCGGTGGCGCGCGGCCGGCTGTCGGCAGTCGCTGCTACAACGGAACCCATGACGACTTCGCACACCCCGCCGTCCGGGTCCTCCTTCCCGCAACTCCGGTTCGCCGACCGGCTGGAGCAGATCGGGGAACGGTCGGCCGCGCTGCGCAAGGCCGCGGCGGAGGCCGACCCGCGGAACCGCGTCCCGGGCTGTCCCGACTGGACGGTACGGGAGTTGGTGGCGCACCTGGCCGAGGTGCAGCGGTTCTGGGCGGCGTCGGTGGCGGCCGGACCGGCCCAACGGCCGCCGGTGGACGCGGTGGTGGACGGTCCGGTCCCGCCGGGCGAACTGCTCGACTGGTCGGCCCGGTCCACCGATGTCCTGCTGGACGCGCTGCGCACGGCGGGGCCGGACGTGGAGTGCTGGACGTGGTGGGCGGAGTCGGGCAACCCGTCCACGGCCGAGGCGGTGGCCCGGCATCAGGTGCAGGAGGCGGCGGTGCACGCGCGGGACGCCCAGGAGGCGGCGGGCGCCCCGGAATCGTTGCCGCCCGGTCTGGCGGTGGACGCGGTCGACGAATTCCTGCACGTCGGGTTCGGTTCGATGGACGGCTGGCCGCACGCGCCGGCCCGCGTCGCGCTGGTCTCGGACGAGGGCCCGGCCTGGACGCTGATCCTGGACGCGACGGGAGCCTCCGCCGTGCGGGGCGGTCCGGGCGACGGTCCGGCGCCGGGTGCGGCGGTCTCCGGCCCGGCCGACGCACTGCTGCTGGCGCTCTACCGCCGGACGCCCTGGGACGGCGGTGACCTGCGGGTGAGCGGAGACCCCGATCTTGTACGGCAGTTGGTGGTCTGGCCGCCGCTCGGCTGAGGACGTACCGTCCTGACGGAGGGGTGATGCCCATGTCAGGTCGAGTACGGCGAGCGGCTGGTGTGGCGGGCGGAGCTTTGGCGTTGGCGTTGCTCTCCGGGTGCACGCTGGGCGCGCACTCGGATGTGACCGCCACGGACCCGGCGGTCGACGCCTCGGCGCCGCCGCCGGTCGGCAGTATCGAGCACCCCCGGCCGGTGGAGTGCCTCGACGGCATGACGTATCCGACCGTCACCTCCCACGGCAGCCCCAACGGCACGACCTCCGGCGCCGTCACCGGTCACGCCCCGGCCACCGGCGCACCCTCCGGGCAGGGACCGACGCGCAGGGCGACGGGCAACCCCGTACCCGGACCGTCGTCCGTGCCGACCGCAGGACCCGACGACGTGACGGTCGGCCCGCTGATCTGGAAGGGCCTGCGCACGCTGGCCGACGGCAACCAGAGCGCGCACGGCGGCCGCAACTCCGACGGCTGGCACTACCGCATCATCACCCAGGTGCGGCCGGGCGCGGTGGTGACCGTCACCGTCGGCGCCCAGCAACGGGCCCGTGCCGGGCTGGAGTTCGGTGGCGGCTACGGCACCGCGCCCGCGCCCGCCGTGACCTTCCACGGCTGCCCGGCCGCCACCACCGCCTTTCCCGGCGGGTTCTTCGTCGCCGGGGACGGCCGGGCCTGCGTCCCGCTGGACGTGCGGGTCGGCGACGGTCCCACGCGGCATGTCGTGATCTCCTTCTTCAACGGCCGGTGCCCTGCGTAGGGTGTTTCCATGACCGAGCCCACGCCCGATCCCGCCGCCGACGACGACCCCACGCAGGACCCGGAGGTCATCGAGCTCGCCGCGCGGGTCTTCGACTACGCACGGCAGGGCGACACCGCCGGCCTCACCGCCTATGTCGACGCCGGAGTGCCCGCCAACCTCACCAACGACCGCGGCGACACCCTGATCATGCTCGCCGCCTACCACGGCCACGCCGAGACGGTACGCGCGCTGCTCGAGCGCGGTGCCGAGCCCGACCGGGCCAACGACCGCGGGCAGACCCCGCTGGCCGGCGCGGTCTTCAAGGGCGAACAGGACGTGATCAGCGCCCTGGTGGACGGCGGCGCCGACCCGGCCGCCGGGACGCCGTCCGCGATCGACACCGCCAGGATGTTCGGCAAGGACGAGCTGCTGGCGCTGTTCGGCGCGCAGTGAGCCTGCCGGGAGCCGCGGGCAAGGCCGGGGTTGATGTGGGGGACGGGATGGCGGCCGGGGCGGGAGCAGGTGCCGGTGGGCTCGCGGCAACAGCGGCCGCGCCCGCAGCCGTGCCCGAGTCCGTCGCGGCCGTCCTCGGCGGCTCCGGCCCCGCGGACCGGACATTCACCCCGCTGACGCACAGCCAGCTCAACCTGGCCACCGGCGGGGTGTGGCGGGTCACCGGCCCCCTGGGCAGCGCAGTGCTCAAACTGTGCCTCCCGGGCACACCCGCAGGACCGGCCGGCCCGGGGACTGCCGCCGGCTCGGGCGCGGCGGACACTTCGGCCGACCCGGGCGCGGCGGACGCCTCAGCGCCTTCCGCGAGCTTGGCCCCCGGCGCGGGCATGGCCGATACCTCGGCTTCCCCTGCGAGCCCCGGCACGGTGGACGCCTCCGGCTCCGCGCCCGTCCCCGACGGGTGGGCGAGCAGTCCCGACCCGCGGCACTGGAACCACTGGCGCCGCGAACCCCTTGCCTACCTCGACGGCTTGCCCACGACCGCGTTCGCCGACGCCGGGATCGAAGGTCCCCGGCTGCTGGCCGCCGACACCCGGCCCGACGGTTCCTTCGCCCTCTGGCTGGAGGACGTGTCAGGGTTGTCGGGCTCCCACTGGACGGTCCCCCGGATTGCCGCCTTCGCCCAGGCCCTCGGTACCGCCCAGGCGCCCTGGACCGACCGTCTCCCCGACCGGCCCTGGCTCTCCCGGGGCTGGCTGCGCCAGTACGTGTCGAGCAAGTCGATTCCCGCTCACCTCCCTTGGGACCATCCCACCGCCGTCGCCGTCTGGCCCGCAGCCCTGCGCACGGGGCTACGTCGTCTGTGGGAGAGCCGCGACACGCTCCTCACCGCCGCCGAGTCCACTCCGCGCACGCTGTGCCACCTCGATGTCTGGCCGCTGAACCTCCTCTCCGTCGACACCCCCACGGGCGCCGCCGACCGAACCGTTCTTCTGGACTGGGCGTTCGTCGGGGAAGGCGGTGTCGGTGAGGACATCGCCAACCTCATCCCGGACTGCGTCGCCGACGGCCTGATGCCCACCGAACTGCTGCCGGAGATCTCGGAGACCGTGATCGAGGGATATCTGACCGGGCTCCGGGACGGCGGCCACCGTACGAACGCCGATACGCTGCGCCGCTCGGTCGCCGCGGCCGGGGCGGCGAAGTACTGCTGGCTGGCTCCGCTGATGCTCACCAGGCTGGCCACCGGCACCCCTGTGGGCTCCGCCGCGTACGACGTCGGGGGTGACGACACGGCCGTACTGCGGCGCCGCATCGGCCTGTTCGAGCACCTTGTCGACTGGTCGGACCGAACCCTGGGCCCGCGCTGACCGACCACCCGCACCCGTACACCGGGCCGGCACCGTCGTAACGAGATCCGGCCCGCGCCCAGCCGCACCCGCATGTAGCCGCACCCACGCCCGGCCGCGCCCGAGGCCCAGCCCCAGCCTCCAGCCCCGGCCCGACGCCTGCGGGCGTCCCTCAGCTCAGCGCCGCTGTCCGTTCCGCCAGACGCGCGGCGCCGCGCGCGGTCAGGGAGCCGTACAGGCGCAGCCGGGAGATGCCCCCGTCCGGGAAGATGTCGAGCCGGACATGCGTGGCCGGGATCTGGTTGACCAGGAAGCGGTGGACGGTGTCCGGCTGGAGGCGGACCCGGGGCACGAGCTGGACCCACTCGCCTTCGGTGCCGTCGGCGCCGCCCTCCCCGTCACGTATGGACAGGGACACCCAGCCCGCCGCGTTGCCCTTCAGATACGCCGTGTCGATCTCGACCGCACGGATCACACCTTGCTCGACCAGCCGATACCGGATCCAGTCGTTCCCGGTGTCACGGCGTCGGCGGGTCTCCCAGCCGTCGTCCATCTGCCGGGAACGGCCCGGGAGGACGGTGTGCTCGGGCGGCGAGTAGAAGCGGTCGGAGGCGTCCTCCACCGAACCGCCGTTCTCCAACGCGACCAGATCGAAGGTGTCCAGCTCCGCCAGCCACCCCGGATCGGGCACCACTTCTCCGTACACCCGCAGCCTGGCCACTCCGCCGTCCGGATACTGCCTCAGCCGGACGTGGGTGAAGCGCCGCTCGGCATGGACCGCGAAGGCGTTCTCCGCGTGCCCGCCGACCTCCGTACGCGGGACCAGTACGGTCCATTCCACCTCGGGGTCGAGCAGGTCCTCGGGCGCCGCCGACATCGAGTGGGACGTCGCCTCGACCGAGACGGCCTGCGGGTGATTGCCCCGGAAGTGCGCGGTGTCGACCACCAGGCCGCCGATCACGCCCGGCGCCCCGAGCCGTATCAGCGCCCAGTCGTGGTCCGCCGGGTCGGGATGCGGGACCTCCGCCGAGGGGCCGCGTCGCCGGCGGGTCTCCCAGCCGTCCATGACCTTGCCCTTGTGTCCGAAGTGCTCCGGGTCGAAGACCGCGGGCCCGGGCCGCAGCAGATTCTCCCGCTCGGCGAAGAACTCGTCGCCGGCCGCGATCACCCCCGCGCCCAGCCGCCGGTCGGCCAGGTCCGTCAGCCCCGCGAAGGGCAGCTCGCCCCTGCGGTAGTCCGCGAACGGATTCCCTCCGCCGTACGGCGACGCGGCCCCGGTGAACGCCGTCAGCGCGGTGAACGCCTCCACCGGCCCCGGCCCCGGCCCCGCCCCAGACACCGAGCCCGCCCCCGCGTCGGCCCCACGCTCCTGCCCCTGCCCCGTCATGTCCTCATCCCCTGTCCTCGTCATGGCTCCACTCTCAGCCCCCACGACCCTTCACGTCCATCGAAACTTTCTGAATATACCGTTCAGTCAAACTGCACATTTGGATCCAGCTCCGCCGCCTGCCGCAGCGCCCCCATCGTCCGCCGCAGCAGGGGCGCGTCCTCCGCGCCGCCCCGCACGGCCCCCACGATCCGCCGCCGCGGCCGGTCCGCGTCGAGCGGCCGTACGGCCACCGCCTGCCGCAGTCCGCCCGCGGTGGCCATCCGGGGCACCAGCGCGATCCCCATACCGGCCGCGACCAGCGAGAAGATGCCCTGCCAGTCGGCGGCCGCGTGCGCCTGCTCGGGCACGAATCCGGCGTCCGCGCAGGCCGCGAGCGTGATGTCGCGCCAGGGCCCCCGGCTGCCGAAGATCCACGGCTCGGCGGCGAACCGGGCCAGCCGCAGCCCGGGCACGGCGGCCAGCGGGTGGCCGATGGGCAGCGCGATGTCCAGCGGGTCGGTGAGCAGCGGGAACAGCACGAAGCGCGGATCGCGCGCGGTGGGGGCGTCCACGGCCAGTGACACCGCGATGTCCACGTCGCCCGCGGCGAGTTCCTCGTACACCTCCGCGGCCTCGGCCTCGCGGACGGACAGCGTGATCCCGGGCGCGGAGCGGCGCAGCAGGCCGGCGGCGGGCACGACCAGGCGGCTGACGGCGGTCGCGATGGTGCCGACGCGGACGAGCCCGGCGTCGCCCCGGGCGTAGCCGTCGAGTTCGGCGCCGGCCCGTTCCAACTGGGCGAAGACGACCTCGGCGTGCCGCAGCAGTACGTGCGCCGCGCCGGTCAGCCGTACGCCGCGCCCGCGCGCCTCGATCACGGGCGCGCCTATCTGCTTGCCCAGGGCGGCGAGTTGCTGCGAGACCGCCGAAGGGGTCATCCGGAGGGCGGCCGCGGCGGCCGTGACCGTACCCGTGTCGTGCAGCGCGCGGAGCACCTGGAGCTTCCGCAGATCCCACTCTTTCATGCAGTCAGCCTAAACAGTCCCACGGGCGTTGTCCGTACGCCGGGCAGACGCGCGCCGCACTCAGGAGACCGCCACGCCCTCCCGGTACTCCCGGGGGCTGACCCCGCGCACCCGTTTGAACGCCGCGCTCAGCGCGAACGGGCTCCCGTAGCCGACCTTCCGGGCCACGGAGGCGACCGTGGCGTCGGGCTCGCGCAGGAGGTCGGCGGCGAGGGCCAGCCGCCAGCCGGTGAGGTACGCCATCGGCGACTCGCCGACCAGTTCGGTGAAGCGCCGGCCGAGCCCGGCGCGGGAGACACCGGTCCGCGCGGCCAGTTCGGCGACCGTCCACGGATGCGCGGGCCGGTCGTGCAGCAGTCGCAGCGCGGGGCCGACGACGGGATCACTCTGGGCGGCGAACCACGACGGCACGCCGGAATCCGGTGCCGCGCCCGCGAACCAGGCCCGCAGCACCGCGATCAGCACCAGGTCGAGCAGCCGGTCGAGGACGACGTCCTGGCCCGGCTCGTCCCGGACGATCTCCTCCCGCAGCAGCTCGGGCAGCGGGCTGCACCAGGCGTCACCGGTCAGGACGAGCACCTGCGGCAACGCGGCCAGCAGGCGCCGGCTGATCTCCCCCTCCATCTGGTACGTCCCGCTGATCAGCACGGCCGAGCCGTCCGGGTCGTCGCCCCAGGTGCGCACGCCGAGGTCCATCTCGTCGCACAGTTCGTCGCCTTGGAGGCTGGTGGTGACCTGTCCGGGGCGGATGACGATCCGAGGCGCGGTCGCCGGGTCGTCCGCGACCGTGTACGGCTCGGGGCCGCGGACCACCGCGATGTCGCCGGGCCGCAGGCGTACCGGCCGGCAGGTGTCCGGCAGCACCCAGGCGTCGCCGCGCGCCGGGTAGAGCAGGGTCAGCGGCGCGCGGTCCTCGACGCGCAGCGACCAGGGCGGGGTGAGGACCGAGCGCAGCAGGAAGGCGCCGCGGGCCCGGGGGCCGTCGAGCAGGGTGGCCAGTGCGTCCATGACGTCCAGCCTAGGCGGAGACGTCCGCGTATGGGCGTGAGCTTTTCGACCATGGTGAGCGCCCGGACCGCGCGGCTGTACTGGGGCCATGACACCGCACCCGACCTCGGAACAGCGTCCCGGCACCTACCGGTGGGACGCGCGGCCACAGCCGTATCAGCACGGGCAGCAGCAGCCGCCGCGCCCGGCCTTCACTCCAACGCCCGCCCCCAGAAAGGGAGTTGCCATGAACGGCGACATCCGCGGCCTTGTGCTGCTCGCCGCCACGCTCACCACCGGTCTGATGGCGGGCCTGTACTTCGCGTTCTCCTGCGCGGTGATGCCGGGGCTCGGCCGGGCGGACGACCGTACGTTCGTCGAGACGATGCAGCGGGTCAACGTGGCGATTCTCAACGGCTGGTTCACCCTCGCGTTCGGCGGCGCGGTCGTACTCGGCGGGGTCGCGGCGGCGTTGCACTGGCGTGGCGAAGGACGGCCCGCGCTGCCGTGGATCGTCGCCGGAATCGTGCTCTACGTACTGTCGTTGGTCATCACAATGGGCCTCAATGTGCCGCTCAACGACCGGCTCGCCGCCGCGGGCGCTCCCGGCAAGATCCGTGATCTCGCCGCGGTACGGGCGCACTTCGAGTCGAGCTGGGTGCACTGGAACATCGCGCGCACGGTGGTGTGCACGGCCTCGCTGGGGTGCCTGGCGTGGGCGATGCGGGTCGCGGGGCGTGCGTGACACCCGCCGGCGCACGGCGGTTGGGCGATCCGCCGGGCCACTGGCGTACGGCGCTCGCGCCGGCGTCAGTGGTGTTCGGAGAGCAGGACCGCGACGGTGTCCGGTTCCAGCGCGCGGAAGACATGGGGCAGGTCGCCGGGATAGGCCACGTAGTCGCCCGGGCGCAGCTCGACGGGGTCCTCGGTGAGGCCGACCAGGGCGCGGCCGGTGCTGAGGACGACATGTTCGATGACGCCGGTCATGTGCGGCTCCGACTCGCGGTCGGAGCCGGGCCGGGCGGTGACGACGTAGATGTCCCGGCGCGCGTGCGGCGGGCAGGAGGCGAGCAGGGTGGCCGCGTAGTCCGACCGCTCGGCGGTGAAGGTCATGCCCTCGCCCGCGCGGATGACCTGCACCCGGGGCCGGGGCGGGTCGACGAGCCTGGCGAAGGGGACGTCGAGGGTGATGCTCAGCGCCCACAGGGTCTCCACGCTGGGGTTGCCGCTGCCGGATTCGAGCTGGGACAGGGTCGACTTGGCGATGCCCGCGCGGCGGGCGACCTCGGCGAGGGACAGGCCGAGGCGGCGGCGTTCGCGCTGGAGGGACGCGGCGATGGCGGCGAGCGGGGCGCCGTTGGGGGTGGTGCTGTCGTCGGGGGCCATGCCGTGCTCCGGGGGTCGGTTCGCGTACGGGGGGCGTCTACGGGGCGGGGCGCTCACAGGGAGCGTTCGCCAGAGAAGTTGTTCCGTTCGGTTTGACGAACGCCAGTCCTTGTGTTCATTCTAGACGGTGATGCGTTCGATATGGCGAACCCCGGAGAAGGGCCTGGCGAGAGACATCGCCCTGGTCTGCGTCGCCGATGCCCTCGTGGGGGCGTCGTTCGGCGCGATCGCGGTCGGTCTCGGGCTGCCGCTGTGGCTGCCGATGCTGCTGT
It encodes the following:
- a CDS encoding anthrone oxygenase family protein; translated protein: MNGDIRGLVLLAATLTTGLMAGLYFAFSCAVMPGLGRADDRTFVETMQRVNVAILNGWFTLAFGGAVVLGGVAAALHWRGEGRPALPWIVAGIVLYVLSLVITMGLNVPLNDRLAAAGAPGKIRDLAAVRAHFESSWVHWNIARTVVCTASLGCLAWAMRVAGRA
- a CDS encoding helix-turn-helix domain-containing protein, with the translated sequence MAPDDSTTPNGAPLAAIAASLQRERRRLGLSLAEVARRAGIAKSTLSQLESGSGNPSVETLWALSITLDVPFARLVDPPRPRVQVIRAGEGMTFTAERSDYAATLLASCPPHARRDIYVVTARPGSDRESEPHMTGVIEHVVLSTGRALVGLTEDPVELRPGDYVAYPGDLPHVFRALEPDTVAVLLSEHH